In Hymenobacter gelipurpurascens, one DNA window encodes the following:
- a CDS encoding exonuclease domain-containing protein codes for MYAIIDLETTGGQPAQDRITEIAIYIHDGEKVVDEYSTLLNPGRPIPFFITQLTGISDEMVREAPKFHEVARKVVEMTEGCVFVAHNVRFDYSFLKKEFADLGYNYSRKTLCTVRLSRSLMPGQPSYSLGKLCQNIGIPLEGRHRAGGDAAATAILFGRLLKISQQEEALVAPGLSPADTLAAVDATAPSGRQTANAKAPAPRKIKAVQEAIRTALLPPNITPEKVASLPQEAGVYYFHNEQGEVIYVGKSINIYKRIQQHFAVDYKSRKSLEFKNSISDITWDLTGSELVALLYESHEIKRLKPLYNRAQRRSVFPAGIFMRVDENGYKHLYYGKADDHAESHPLIALGNQYKAKGFLFHKVAKFNLCQKLCDLYKTTGSCFDYQVHRCKGACIGLEPADEYNQRVEAAIESFTYEHGSFVVIGQGRNESEKSLVVVENGRYVGFGYVDETFTARRFPDFKDAVKRYNDNKDVQQIIRQYLRTKHKDKVKVFS; via the coding sequence TTGTACGCCATCATTGACTTAGAAACTACCGGCGGCCAGCCTGCGCAGGACCGTATCACGGAAATTGCCATCTATATCCACGACGGAGAAAAGGTGGTGGATGAGTACAGCACGTTGCTCAATCCCGGTAGGCCTATCCCCTTCTTTATCACCCAGCTCACGGGCATTTCTGATGAGATGGTGCGCGAGGCTCCCAAGTTTCATGAGGTGGCCCGCAAGGTGGTGGAAATGACGGAAGGCTGCGTGTTTGTGGCCCACAATGTGCGGTTCGACTACAGTTTCCTGAAGAAGGAGTTTGCGGACTTAGGCTACAATTACTCCCGCAAAACGCTATGCACGGTGCGCCTGAGCCGCTCCCTGATGCCTGGCCAGCCTAGTTATAGCTTGGGGAAGCTGTGCCAGAACATCGGTATTCCGCTGGAAGGCCGGCACCGCGCGGGGGGAGATGCTGCGGCTACGGCCATTCTTTTTGGGCGGCTGCTCAAGATTTCGCAGCAGGAGGAAGCGCTGGTAGCTCCCGGCCTAAGCCCCGCTGACACCTTGGCGGCAGTAGATGCTACCGCACCCTCAGGCCGCCAGACGGCCAACGCCAAGGCACCCGCGCCCCGCAAGATAAAGGCTGTTCAGGAGGCAATCCGGACCGCGCTGCTGCCGCCCAATATTACGCCTGAAAAAGTGGCTTCTTTGCCCCAGGAGGCGGGCGTGTATTACTTCCACAACGAGCAGGGCGAAGTAATTTATGTCGGTAAAAGCATCAATATCTATAAGCGGATTCAGCAGCACTTTGCCGTCGATTACAAGTCGCGTAAGAGTCTGGAGTTCAAGAATTCCATTTCCGATATTACCTGGGACCTGACGGGCTCCGAGCTGGTAGCGCTGCTGTACGAGTCGCACGAAATCAAGCGCCTGAAGCCCTTATATAACCGCGCCCAGCGGCGCTCGGTGTTTCCGGCGGGCATTTTTATGCGCGTCGATGAGAACGGCTACAAGCACCTCTACTATGGCAAGGCCGATGACCATGCGGAGTCGCACCCGCTTATTGCGCTCGGCAACCAATACAAGGCAAAGGGCTTCCTTTTTCACAAAGTAGCCAAGTTCAACCTGTGCCAGAAGCTCTGCGACCTGTATAAGACCACCGGTTCGTGCTTCGATTACCAGGTGCACCGCTGTAAAGGGGCCTGCATAGGCCTAGAGCCCGCCGATGAGTATAACCAGCGGGTAGAGGCCGCCATTGAATCTTTCACCTATGAGCACGGCTCGTTTGTGGTGATAGGGCAAGGCCGAAATGAAAGTGAAAAGAGCCTGGTAGTAGTGGAAAACGGCCGTTACGTAGGCTTTGGCTACGTTGATGAGACCTTTACGGCTCGCCGCTTCCCAGATTTCAAGGACGCTGTGAAGCGCTACAACGACAATAAAGATGTGCAGCAGATTATCCGGCAGTACCTACGTACAAAGCACAAGGATAAAGTGAAAGTGTTCAGCTAA